The region TGTCTGCTTACTCAGACGATAACTGCAAGCTCTATACTATCGAGACAAAATCTGAAGACGCCGCTTTAAGCGTTCGCAAACTTTCTAACGGTGACACCGTTACGGCTTCAGGTCTTATCGACTCTAAGTCTTGCATGGCGATCATCGAAAGTGTTGATTACGTCGGTCTTAAAAAACTTCTAGGCTACTGGTACAGCCAAGAGGGCATCATCACCGTTCGTGATTATAATTCTTTGAGCTTCTATCCCATCAACATGAACGATTTCCAAAATGGGAAAGACTTCACGCAGATTGATCCGATCACTTACCGTTACAGTGTGACGCCGTCTGATGGTAAAGAATGGGTTCTTTTCCTTTCCGACAGTACGAGCACTGTGTTCGCGACGATCTTGTTCAACAAGAACAACGCGACGATGAGAATCTACGATTCTGAAAACGGAGAGATCATCAAAGTTCTTCGCCTTTCTAAGTGGGGCAATCTGAAATAATGAGCTGGTTCCATCCCATCGACAAACATCTTCTTTTCACCAAAAATGATAAAGAGGATCCGCGTCTGGGTGAATGCGTCCAGCTTTTCCCTAAGGGCGATCTGCAACAGCTGACCTCTTTAGATTTTGATTTCGCTCTTCTTGGCTATCCTGATGACGAAGGCATTGCTTTGAATGGCGGTCGTCCCGGCGCTCAAAATGCGCCCACTCAAGTTCGCACTTTTCTTTATAAAATGACTCCGCACCTAGCAAGCACCCGCTTGCCAAAAATCCTGGATTTGGGTGACCTGGTTGATAAAGAAAAACCGCTTGAAGATCGCCACGAAAAAGCCCGCCAGACAACGCGGGCTTTGGCGCAAGCCAAGAAACCTTGGATCTCCATTGGCGGAGGTCATGACTATGGTTACTGCGATGGCGCGGGCTTTTTAGACCTTCACAAGGACAATGCCGTATTGATCAACTTCGATGCGCACATGGATGTCCGTCCTACTGACAAGGGCTTTAATTCAGGCACTCCTTTTCACCGCGTGCTTTCGGAGTTTTCCGGTCACGTAGACTTCGCGGAAGTCGGCATTCAGAATCAGTGTAACAGCCAGGCCCATATCCAATGGGCAAAAAGCAAAGGAGCTTCCGTCTTCACATTGGATCAAATCAATGCCGAAGGCCTTATGCCGGTTCTAAAAAACTTCATGAAGGGCAAAGAACAGAAAAAAGTTTTCTTAAGCATTGATATCGATGCTTTTACTTCGAATGAGGCTCCCGGTTGCAGTCAGTCTTGGACGACGGGTTTGTTCACAAAAGAATTTTTAGAAAGCTTTCTTTATCTGATTCGCGAATTCGATGTTTGCGGTATTGGTATTTACGAGGTTTCTCCTCCTTTGGATCAAGACAACCGCACCAGCAAACTGGCAGCACTTCTTATTCATAATTTCATCTTCGCCACTTTAAAAAAGGCCTAAATCATGAAACGCGGTTTCGGCAGCGACAATCATGCTGGCATTCACCCGCAGATTCTAAATTCACTTGCTAAAGCCAATATTGAACACGCGCCCTCTTATGGGACGGACGAGTGGACCGAACAAGCGAATGAAAACTTTCGTCAGCACTTCGGGAAAGACGCTCAGGTCTTTTTCGTTTTTAACGGCACAGCGGCGAATGTAACGGCTTTGCGAGCCCTGACTCGTCCCTACCATTCCGTACTTTGTGGAGACGTCTCTCACATCAACGTCGATGAGTGTGGCGCCCCGGAGCTCTTAGCGGGATGTAAACTCGTTCCTATTCCGACCACAAACGGAAAGATGAAAGTCGAAGACTTAGAAAAAGCTTTCATTCGGCGAGGAGATCAGCACTACTCTCAAGCACAGGTTCTTAGTATCACGCAACCGACCGAACTAGGTACAACCTACAGCCTGGAAGAACTTAAATCGCTGATCACTTGGGCGAAAAGTAAAAAACTTTATGTGCATATCGATGGAGCTCGCATCGCCAATGCCGCGGCTTATTTGAAAAAATCCTTCAGGGAATTCACGACAGATCTAGGCGTCGATGTCGTGTCATTCGGAGGCACGAAAAATGGCCTGATGATGGGTGAAGCTGTTGTGTTCCTCAACAAGGACCTGGCGCAGGATTTTAAATACATCCGCAAACAGAGCACGCAGCTTCCTTCCAAGACTCGTTTTATCGCCTGTCAGTTTCAAGCATATTTAGAGAACGGTCTTTGGAAAGAGATCGCCGATCATTCTTACACTATGGCCTTGTATCTGCACGAGGCTGTTCGTAATATTCCTGGTGTGAACGTGCGCGAGGTTCCGCAAAGTAATGCGGTCTTTGCAACGATCCCAAGTCACTGGGTGAAAACCCTGCGCGAAAAATATTTCTTTTACGTGTGGGATGAAAACACTTTTGAATGCCGTTGGATGACCTCTTGGGACACACAAAAAGAAGACATTGATGGCTTTGCCGAACTTTTAAAGGAGCTTGCAAAATGAAATACCCTCCGGTGCATTATCACAGCTACTTGGGCCTAGATCCTTTACTGAACTCTCAGCATCGTAAAAGCGAAGAGTACGGAAAGCCGGCCCACGACGAGATGCTTTTCATCATCACGCACCAGGCTTACGAGTTGTGGTTTAAACAAGTTCTTTTTGAATTGGATTCGGTTCTAGAAATTTTCAAAAAACCCAAAGTCGCTGAAACCGACATGGGTTTGATGAGTGCGCGCTTAGAAAGATCCGTGGCGATTTTGAAAATGATCATCGGGCACGTCGATATTTTAGAAACCATGACCCCACTTGATTTCTTAGATTTCCGCGACATGCTTTACCCGGCTTCCGGCTTTCAAAGCTTCCAGTGGCGTTTGTTAGAAACGAAATTGGGCTTGCGCATGGACGATCGCCTTTCTTACAACCAAGCGCCTTTTTATAAGTCCTTAAGCGGAAGTCAGCAGGGCGAAATGCAAAAGGTGATCTCGCAACCGTCTCTTTACGACTCTGTCGAAAAGTGGCTAGAGCGCACGCCCTTCCTTCAAGGTGAAGATTTTAACTTCTGGGATTCATATAAAAAAGCCGTGGCAACCATGTTCCAAGAAGACATGGACATTGTGAAAAACAATCCGCGCCTAAGCGATGAAGATAAAAAGAAAAACATCGAAGGTTTACAGGCCACTCTAAAAAGTTTCGATGCTCTTTTTGACGAACAAGCCTTTGAACAACTGCGCAAAGAGGGCCAATTCCGCCTGAGCTACAAAGGTATGCACGCGGCTTTGTTAATTCAGATTTATCGCGATCAGCCGGCCCTTCAAACTCCGTTCCGTATCATCCGTGCCCTTTTGGATATCGATGAGACTATGACAACGTGGCGCTATCGCCATGCTTTGATGGCGATGCGTATGTTAGGTCAGAAGATCGGCACTGGCGGATCAAGTGGTCACAAGTATCTTGCCGATGCGACAGCGAAACACAAGATCTTCGGAGATTTCTTTAACCTTACGACCTTCTTCATCCCTCGCTCGAAAGTTCCACCACTTCCGAAGTCGATGACGGATAGAATGAATTTTCATTATTAATCAAAAGAAAGGCGCCCTTCGGCGCCTTTCTTTTTAAGTTCTGTTTTTAATAATCATCAACAACTTATTTAGAAATTCGGACGCGGCAGACATTAAACACGAATCCCTGCCGATCTAAACGTTTAGGAAACCTTTAGAAACGCAGACAATTAAAGTTCTTTGATGAATTTCAGGATCTCAGCCGCGTGCCCCTGAGCTTTAATCTTACGGAATTCTCCGACGAGTTTTTGATCTTCGTCGATCACGAAAGTACTGCGCTCAATACCCATCACTTTTTTGCCGTACATGTTCTTTTCTTTGATCACGTCGAAAAGCTGGCAAACTTCTTCGTCTTCATCAGAAAGAAGTTCAAACTTAAAGTCGTACTTGCAGATAAACTTATCATGAGATTTCAAACTGTCGCGTGAAATTCCATAGACAACCGCGTTCTGCTTTTTAAACTGCGCCAGTAATTCGTTAAACTCTATGCCTTCGGTCGTGCAACCCGGTGTGCTGTCTTTAGGATAAAAATAAAGGATTACTTTTTTCCCTTTTAAATCAGTCAGAGAAAACGTGTCTCCGTTAGAAGAAGGAATTTTAAAATTGGGAACTTTCTTTCCCATTGCGATCTTAGCGGCCATGAGGCACTCCTCCTGCAGGAATTTGCGGGGCTTCAGGTTGGGGCTCAGCGCCCTCCCCACCCTCTGGATTCTGCGGGTTTTCAGGGTGAGGTTCAACATCTATCACCGGCCCACCTTGCTGCTCCACCGCCCGTTGCATCATGACATCCGGGTCCACACCTCTCGCCGCAGGAATTGCAAAGGTTGGCTGTTCCGGCGATCCAGGCAAAGGCGTTAAAGCAGCAGGCTCTTGGGGTTCTTGAACGGGCTCTCCATTCTCCTGCACATGCACTTGTTCCTGGCCTTCAGGAGGAAGCTCCAAGGGAGGCGCATTCGCGGGTCGCTCCGCCTTCACCGGTGTCTTAGTTGGAGTTGGAGTCGGTACAGGTGCCGGTTCTACTGGCGGTGCATACAATTCTGTTTCAGTGACTTGAATTTTACCAGCCATCGGGACATCGGCGACGATCTTACGTATATCACGCAGATTCTCGTACACTTTTCCGCGCAATTTAATCAGATCACGGCCTTCTTTTTGATAGTCGTAAACATCCAAACGCACCATTTGTTCTTGTGTACGATCCTGCGCCCAGTCTTTGCAATTTAGAGCAATCAACTGCTCTTTGTCGTTTCCGCGCAAAGTACACTGAATGGGTTTATTTAAAACCCCCGCATTAAGCCCCAAAATTTCTTGCAGGTTTTCGGGATAAAAAGTCACTTGAACTTCCAACTCATGCGCCGCCGAAAAAGCAGCAATGCGTTTAGCCGCCGACTTCTCACTGCATTTCTCGAAGACCTCCGCTTTTTGCGGAAAACCATTCAAACCCATGACATCACGCTGGACCAAATAACGGTCGCAGCTAAAAAGAGATTTATTGGAAAGCTTGATATTCTGTGAGGACAATAAAGCTCTCTGAACTTTTCCAAAGGGGGATTTCCCCACAGGTCGGCGCTCATCATTTAAGACCCACCATGCCTCTCGATGAATGGAGTCAGCTTGTTCGAAATAACGCGCAAATACATTCAAGCTTTTATCTTTTGGCTCATCGACTTTGGTGGGTTTCATGATCGGTTTAGGCGCCGAAGTAGTTGCCACAGAGGCCGGTTTTTCCTCTCGGGAAAAACACGAAATCAGGCTTAAAGAAAGCGCCCCAAGGGCCAGGATGCGAACAAGGTGCATTGCTTAAGTTTTGCAAATAGACTGAATGAAAACAAGAATTTACTTTACCCATCTCGAATCTTTACTCTATCCTTGGAAAGTACAGAATTTATTAAGCAACGTGGAGGAAAGATGGAAAAGATCTGGCTTAAACACTACCCTAAAGGAGTCTCTCCGGAAGTCGATGTTACGAAGTATTCGTCTCTTTTCGATCTTTACGAAGAGTCCATTCGCATGTTTTCTCAAAAGAAAGCATTTACGAACATGGGAGTCAGCCTCACCTTTTCTGAACTCGATCGCCAAGTTCAAATTTTTGCTTCGTTCTTACAAAACGAATTGAAACTAAAAAAAGGCGATCGCATTGCGATTCAAATGCCGAACGTACTTCAGTTTCCGATCATCGCTTTCGCAGCTCTTCGTTCGGGACTGACGATTGTAAATACCAATCCGCTTTACACCGCTAAAGAAATGCAACACCAATTCAAAGACTCTGGCGCCAAAGCTGTGGTGATCTTAGCGAACTATGCAAGTCAGCTTGAACAAATTCTTAAAGACACGCAGATCGAAAGCGTTGTTATCACAGAGATCGGTGATCTTTTCCCAGCACCGAAAAGAATCCTGGTGAATTCTGTTGTGAAGTACATCAAGAAAATGGTTCCCGCTTACAACCTTCCACAAGCCTACACATTCCGTCAGGCACTGGAACTTGGAGCGATGAAGCCTTCTCAAAAAGTCGCAACGACTTTGGATGATATCGCGTTCCTGCAATACACAGGTGGAACGACGGGTGTCGCTAAAGGCGCGATGCTTTTACACCGCAACGTGCTTGCTAATGTTTTGCAAATCCGTGATTGGATGAAACCGAAATTGCGTGAAGGTGAAGAGATTGCAATTGCGGCTCTTCCTCTTTATCACATCTTCGCCCTGACTTTAAACTGCTTGGGTTTACTTCGCTATGGTGCAGAAAATATTCTGATCACAAATCCACGCGACATCCCTGCTTTTATCAAAGAGATGAAAAAATCGCCTTTC is a window of Bdellovibrio bacteriovorus DNA encoding:
- a CDS encoding AMP-binding protein; amino-acid sequence: MEKIWLKHYPKGVSPEVDVTKYSSLFDLYEESIRMFSQKKAFTNMGVSLTFSELDRQVQIFASFLQNELKLKKGDRIAIQMPNVLQFPIIAFAALRSGLTIVNTNPLYTAKEMQHQFKDSGAKAVVILANYASQLEQILKDTQIESVVITEIGDLFPAPKRILVNSVVKYIKKMVPAYNLPQAYTFRQALELGAMKPSQKVATTLDDIAFLQYTGGTTGVAKGAMLLHRNVLANVLQIRDWMKPKLREGEEIAIAALPLYHIFALTLNCLGLLRYGAENILITNPRDIPAFIKEMKKSPFTVLAGVNTLFNALMNNPAFTTIDFSKVKISVAGAMTLQKPVAEKWMELTKSVIVEGYGLTEASPVVCCNPIDGTDIVGTIGLPFPSTEIKLLNDDDQEVAPGEPGELVCKGPQVMAGYWNKPEETEKVLKDGWLRTGDVATVDEKGFFKIVDRKKDMILVSGFNVYPNEVEEAIASHPGVLEVAAIGVPDEHSGEIVKAVIVKKDPNLTAEEVIAHARKSLTGYKTPRLVEFRTELPKTNVGKILRRALRDTVKA
- a CDS encoding proline-rich domain-containing protein; translation: MATTSAPKPIMKPTKVDEPKDKSLNVFARYFEQADSIHREAWWVLNDERRPVGKSPFGKVQRALLSSQNIKLSNKSLFSCDRYLVQRDVMGLNGFPQKAEVFEKCSEKSAAKRIAAFSAAHELEVQVTFYPENLQEILGLNAGVLNKPIQCTLRGNDKEQLIALNCKDWAQDRTQEQMVRLDVYDYQKEGRDLIKLRGKVYENLRDIRKIVADVPMAGKIQVTETELYAPPVEPAPVPTPTPTKTPVKAERPANAPPLELPPEGQEQVHVQENGEPVQEPQEPAALTPLPGSPEQPTFAIPAARGVDPDVMMQRAVEQQGGPVIDVEPHPENPQNPEGGEGAEPQPEAPQIPAGGVPHGR
- a CDS encoding tryptophan 2,3-dioxygenase family protein, with the protein product MKYPPVHYHSYLGLDPLLNSQHRKSEEYGKPAHDEMLFIITHQAYELWFKQVLFELDSVLEIFKKPKVAETDMGLMSARLERSVAILKMIIGHVDILETMTPLDFLDFRDMLYPASGFQSFQWRLLETKLGLRMDDRLSYNQAPFYKSLSGSQQGEMQKVISQPSLYDSVEKWLERTPFLQGEDFNFWDSYKKAVATMFQEDMDIVKNNPRLSDEDKKKNIEGLQATLKSFDALFDEQAFEQLRKEGQFRLSYKGMHAALLIQIYRDQPALQTPFRIIRALLDIDETMTTWRYRHALMAMRMLGQKIGTGGSSGHKYLADATAKHKIFGDFFNLTTFFIPRSKVPPLPKSMTDRMNFHY
- a CDS encoding formimidoylglutamase; protein product: MSWFHPIDKHLLFTKNDKEDPRLGECVQLFPKGDLQQLTSLDFDFALLGYPDDEGIALNGGRPGAQNAPTQVRTFLYKMTPHLASTRLPKILDLGDLVDKEKPLEDRHEKARQTTRALAQAKKPWISIGGGHDYGYCDGAGFLDLHKDNAVLINFDAHMDVRPTDKGFNSGTPFHRVLSEFSGHVDFAEVGIQNQCNSQAHIQWAKSKGASVFTLDQINAEGLMPVLKNFMKGKEQKKVFLSIDIDAFTSNEAPGCSQSWTTGLFTKEFLESFLYLIREFDVCGIGIYEVSPPLDQDNRTSKLAALLIHNFIFATLKKA
- a CDS encoding threonine aldolase family protein, producing the protein MKRGFGSDNHAGIHPQILNSLAKANIEHAPSYGTDEWTEQANENFRQHFGKDAQVFFVFNGTAANVTALRALTRPYHSVLCGDVSHINVDECGAPELLAGCKLVPIPTTNGKMKVEDLEKAFIRRGDQHYSQAQVLSITQPTELGTTYSLEELKSLITWAKSKKLYVHIDGARIANAAAYLKKSFREFTTDLGVDVVSFGGTKNGLMMGEAVVFLNKDLAQDFKYIRKQSTQLPSKTRFIACQFQAYLENGLWKEIADHSYTMALYLHEAVRNIPGVNVREVPQSNAVFATIPSHWVKTLREKYFFYVWDENTFECRWMTSWDTQKEDIDGFAELLKELAK
- a CDS encoding peroxiredoxin, with amino-acid sequence MAAKIAMGKKVPNFKIPSSNGDTFSLTDLKGKKVILYFYPKDSTPGCTTEGIEFNELLAQFKKQNAVVYGISRDSLKSHDKFICKYDFKFELLSDEDEEVCQLFDVIKEKNMYGKKVMGIERSTFVIDEDQKLVGEFRKIKAQGHAAEILKFIKEL